The Aeromonas encheleia genomic sequence GCGGGAAGGTAAACTTGGCGGTCGGAATGTCGTTCACACTGATCAGCTCGATCTGCAGGGGAATGGCCAGCCCCTTCTCATGGATCGCCCGCAGCACGCCGATGGCGATGGAGTCAGAGGCCACGAACAGGGCACGGGGCCAGTCGCCGGCCAGCATCTCCTTCGCCAGCCGATAGCCGGAGGCGCTGGAGAAATCGCCGCGATAGAGGTCGCTCTCCCGCACCACCCCCAGCCGCTGCCCGTAATCGAGGAAGGCGAGCTCCCGCAGATCCGGTGCCTCGTCCTGACCACCTATGTAGCCGATGCGGCCATGCCCCTGGGCGATGAAGAAGTCCACCACCTGCTGGCTGATCAACGCCAGATCCACGTCCACCGAATCGAACTCCCCCTCGGAGCGGCAATCCACGAACACCAGCTGGGCAGAAAGAGAATACAGCGCAGCGAGGCGCTCCGGCGGCAGATGACCGATGACCAGGATGCCGTCGACGGCGGAGAGCTCACGCCCTTCGGCACCGTTGTAGAAATGGGTCAGCTCGATGTTGAGGCGGGCACACTGGGTCTCGATGCCGTAGCGGATGGCGAGATAATAGGGGTCGTTGACCTCGGTGCTCTGCGGGTAGGCATAGACCGCCAGAAAGTGCAGCTTGCTCTTGTGCACCCCCTTGCGGGCGCTGCTGGTCTTGTACTCCAGTCGCTCGGCAATCTCGAAGATCTTCTGCCTGGTCTCTTCCTTGACGCTCAGCGTCGGATCCTCATTGAGCACCCGTGACACCGTGGCCTGGGAAACCCCCGCCTCCAGCGCTATTTCCTTCAATGTGGCCATGCATACTCCTCTGGCGATGACTCGCGACAATACCAGTCCAAGAGTAACGGGCAACATGCTGACAGCCCAGCATTTTTACTAAAAGAAACCCATCAGAACAGGAAAAAACACCAAAGCAAAAAGGCCTCCCGCATGGGAGGCCTCTTCTAAATAGGTGCCTGACAGTGTCCTACTCTCGCATGGCGAATGCCACACTACCATCGGCGCTACCGCGTTTCACTTCTGAGTTCGGCATGGGATCAGGTGGTTCCACGGCGCTATTGCCGTCAGGCAAAAGCTGTATCACTAACTTAAAACTGGTGCTGATACCCAGAGTCGAACTGGGGACCTCATCCTTACCAAGGATGCGCTCTACCAACTGAGCCATATCAGCACACTAACCGGTAAAGAACACACTGTGTGCGTTATCTAAATCTGTTGTCCGCAACAACCTTACATCGCTGCACGACCAATCACATCGCTGTGACCGTAATTAGGAGCCTGGCAGTGTCCTACTCTCGCATGGCGAATGCCACACTACCATCGGCGCTACCGCGTTTCACTTCTGAGTTCGGCATGGGATCAGGTGGTTCCACGGCGCTATGGCCGCCAGGCAAAAACTTCAATCTCGGAAAGCTGACGTGAATAACGACTAAGCGCTTAGCTTGGTCACTATCACTGAATTAAGTAAGTAGTTCTTCATCTGCTACAAGGCCCAGAACACTTCTTGGGTGTTGTATGGTTAAGCCTCACGGGTAATTAGTATGGGTTAGCTCAACACGTCGCCGCGCTTACACACCCCACCTATCAACGTTGTGGTCTCCAACGGCCCTTTAGGACCCTCAAGGGGTCAGGGATGACTCATCTCAGGGCTCGCTTCCCGCTTAGATGCTTTCAGCGGTTATCGATTCCGAACTTAGCTACCGGGCAGTGCCACTGGCGTGACAACCCGAACACCAGAGGTTCGTTCACTCCGGTCCTCTCGTACTAGGAGCAACTCCCTTCAATCATCCAACGCCCACGGCAGATAGGGACCGAACTGTCTCACGACGTTCTGAACCCAGCTCGCGTACCACTTTAAATGGCGAACAGCCATACCCTTGGGACCGACTTCAGCCCCAGGATGTGATGAGCCGACATCGAGGTGCCAAACACCGCCGTCGATATGAACTCTTGGGCGGTATCAGCCTGTTATCCCCGGAGTACCTTTTATCCGTTGAGCGATGGCCCTTCCATTCAGAACCACCGGATCACTATGACCTACTTTCGTACCTGCTCGACCTGTCCGTCTCGCAGTTAAGCTGGCTTATGCCATTGCACTAACCTCCTGATGTCCGACCAGGATTAGCCAACCTTCGTGCTCCTCCGTTACTCTTTGGGAGGAGACCGCCCCAGTCAAACTACCCACCAGGCACTGTCCGCGAGCCCGATTCAGGGCCCTGCGTTAGAACATCAAACATACAAGGGTGGTATTTCAAGGACGGCTCCAGCGCAACTGGCGTCACGCCTTCAAAGCCTCCCACCTATCCTACACATGTAGGTTCAATGTTCAGTGCCAAGCTGTAGTAAAGGTTCACGGGGTCTTTCCGTCTAGCCGCGGGTACACCGCATCTTCACGGCGAATTCGATTTCACTGAGTCTCGGGTGGAGACAGCATGGCCATGGTTACACCATTCGTGCAGGTCGGAACTTACCCGACAAGGAATTTCGCTACCTTAGGACCGTTATAGTTACGGCCGCCGTTTACCGGGGCTTCGATCAAGAGCTTCGCTTGCGCTAACCCCATCAATTAACCTTCCGGCACCGGGCAGGTGTCACACCCTATACGTCCACTTTCGTGTTTGCAGAGTGCTGTGTTTTTGATAAACAGTCCCAGCCATCTGGTCACTGCGACTCCCAACTGCTCCATCCGCAAGGGACTTCACTGTCAAGAGCGAACCTTCTCCCGAAGTTACGGTTCTATTTTGCCTAGTTCCTTCACCCGAGTTCTCTCAAGCGCCTTGGTATTCTCTACCCGACCACCTGTGTCGGTTTGGGGTACGATGACTTGTAATCTGAAGCTTAGAGGCTTTTCCTGGAAGCATGGCATCAATGGCTTCACCACCGTAGTGGCTTCGTCTCGTGTCTCAGCGTTGCATCTCCGGATTTGCCTAGAGATACCGCCTACGCACTTTCACCAGGACAACCGTCGCCTGGCCCACCTAGCCTTCTCCGTCCCCCCATCGCAATTACAAGTCGTGCAGGAATATTAACCTGCTTCCCATCGATTACGCCTTTCGGCCTCACCTTAGGGGTCGACTCACCCTGCCCCGATTAACGTTGGACAGGAACCCTTGGTCTTCCGGCGAGGAGGCTTTTCACCCCCTTTATCGTTACTTACGTCAGCATTCGCACTTCTGATATCTCCAGCATACCTCTCGATACACCTTCGCAGACTTACAGAACGCTCCCCTACCACTCACACATAAGTGTGAATCCGCGGCTTCGGTGCCTGGTTTGAGCCCCGTTACATCTTCCGCGCAGGCCGACTCGACTAGTGAGCTATTACGCTTTCTTTAAATGATGGCTGCTTCTAAGCCAACATCCTAGCTGTCTGAGCCTTCCCACATCGTTTCCCACTTAACCAGAACTTTGGGACCTTAGCCGGCGGTCTGGGTTGTTTCCCTCTTCACGACGGACGTTAGCACCCGCCGTGTGTCTCCCGGATATTACTTACTGGTATTCGGAGTTTGCATGGAGTTGGTAAGTCGGGATGACCCCCTAGTCCAAACAGTGCTCTACCCCCAGTAGTATTCGTCCGAGGCGCTACCTAAATAGCTTTCGGGGAGAACCAGCTATCTCCGAGTTTGATTGGCCTTTCACCCCCAGCCACAGGTCATCCCCTAACTTTGCAACGTTAGTGGGTTCGGTCCTCCAGTTGATGTTACTCAACCTTCAACCTGCCCATGGCTAGATCACCCGGTTTCGGGTCTACACCTTGCAACTAGACGCCCAGTTAAGACTCGGTTTCCCTACGGCTCCCCTATACGGTTAACCTCGCTACAAAATGTAAGTCGCTGACCCATTATACAAAAGGTACGCAGTCACCCCGAAGGGCTCCCACTGCTTGTACGTACACGGTTTCAGGTTCTATTTCACTCCCCTCACAGGGGTTCTTTTCGCCTTTCCCTCACGGTACTGGTTCACTATCGGTCAGTCAGGAGTATTTAGCCTTGGAGGATGGTCCCCCCATATTCAGACAGGATGTCACGTGTCCCGCCCTACTCGATTTCACTTCAAGGTCGTTTTCATGTACGGGGCTATCACCCTGTATCGCTGGCCTTTCCAGGACCATTCCACTAACTTCCAAGAAACTTAAGGGCTAATCCCCGTTCGCTCGCCGCTACTAAGGGAATCTCGGTTGATTTCTTTTCCTCGGGGTACTTAGATGTTTCAGTTCTCCCGGTTCGCCTCTATTACCTATGTATTCAGTAATAGATACCCAGCTTATGCTGGGTGGGTTTCCCCATTCGGAAATCTGTGAGTAATAGCGTCTCTTACCGACTTCTCACAGCTTATCGCAGGTTAGTACGTCCTTCATCGCCTCTGACTGCCAAGGCATCCACCATGTACGCTTAGTCACTTAACCATACAACCCCAAGAAGTGTCGTCGAAACGGCACGGCTTGTTGTCGTACAACAAGGACCAAAAATAAATTTTGGTTTTCGCCAAGAAGTTTCCAAAGCACTTGTAACAAATGTTTGAGAACTACTTTTTAAATCAGCTTTCCAGATTGTTAAAGAGCATGTTTGCAACAGCACAAGGCTGAAGAAAACAGACATAAACACGTATGCTTATGTCTGCATTCTTGTTAGCAAGAAGAGAAGTGGCGTCCCCTAGGGGATTCGAACCCCTGTTACCGCCGTGAAAGGGCGGTGTCCTAGGCCTCTAGACGAAGGGGACCCGGATTTGTCTTTGCGCTCGCGCGCAGATGTTTGGGTAGCCGCTTTCGCCGCTATTCACGTCCCAACACCCAACAAAAGGGCTTCTCTCGTTTGGCGTTAGCCAAACAAGCACTGACGCGACATCACTGGCGCATCAGGTCTTTGCTCTAACTACTTTGAATCAAGTCAATCTGTGTGAACACTCAACAACTTCGTCATCATTAAGGTAAGGAGGTGATCCAACCCCAGGTTCCCCTAGGGTTACCTTGTTACGACTTCACCCCAGTCATGAATCACACCGTGGTAAACGCCCTCCCGAAGGTTAAGCTATCTACTTCTGGTGCAACCCACTCCCATGGTGTGACGGGCGGTGTGTACAAGGCCCGGGAACGTATTCACCGCAACATTCTGATTTGCGATTACTAGCGATTCCGACTTCACGGAGTCGAGTTGCAGACTCCGATCCGGACTACGACGCGCTTTTTGGGATTCGCTCACTATCGCTAGCTTGCAGCCCTCTGTACGCGCCATTGTAGCACGTGTGTAGCCCTGGCCGTAAGGGCCATGATGACTTGACGTCATCCCCACCTTCCTCCGGTTTATCACCGGCAGTCTCCCTTGAGTTCCCACCATTACGTGCTGGCAACAAAGGACAGGGGTTGCGCTCGTTGCGGGACTTAACCCAACATCTCACGACACGAGCTGACGACAGCCATGCAGCACCTGTGTTCTGATTCCCGAAGGCACTCCCGTATCTCTACAGGATTCCAGACATGTCAAGGCCAGGTAAGGTTCTTCGCGTTGCATCGAATTAAACCACATGCTCCACCGCTTGTGCGGGCCCCCGTCAATTCATTTGAGTTTTAACCTTGCGGCCGTACTCCCCAGGCGGTCGATTTAACGCGTTAGCTCCGGAAGCCACGTCTCAAGGACACAGCCTCCAAATCGACATCGTTTACGGCGTGGACTACCAGGGTATCTAATCCTGTTTGCTCCCCACGCTTTCGCACCTGAGCGTCAGTCTTTGTCCAGGGGGCCGCCTTCGCCACCGGTATTCCTCCAGATCTCTACGCATTTCACCGCTACACCTGGAATTCTACCCCCCTCTACAAGACTCTAGCTGGACAGTTTTAAATGCAATTCCCAGGTTGAGCCCGGGGCTTTCACATCTAACTTATCCAACCGCCTGCGTGCGCTTTACGCCCAGTAATTCCGATTAACGCTTGCACCCTCCGTATTACCGCGGCTGCTGGCACGGAGTTAGCCGGTGCTTCTTCTGCGAGTAACGTCACAGTTGATACGTATTAGGCATCAACCTTTCCTCCTCGCTGAAAGTGCTTTACAACCCGAAGGCCTTCTTCACACACGCGGCATGGCTGCATCAGGGTTTCCCCCATTGTGCAATATTCCCCACTGCTGCCTCCCGTAGGAGTCTGGACCGTGTCTCAGTTCCAGTGTGGCTGATCATCCTCTCAGACCAGCTAGGGATCGTCGCCTTGGTGAGCCATTACCCCACCAACTAGCTAATCCCACCTGGGTTCATCCAATCGCGAAAGGCCCGAAGGTCCCCTCCTTTCCCCCGTAGGGCGTATGCGGTATTAGCAGTCGTTTCCAACTGTTATCCCCCTCGACTGGGCAGATCCCCAGGCATTACTCACCCGTCCGCCGCTCGCCGGCAAAAGTAGCAAGCTACTTTCCCGCTGCCGCTCGACTTGCATGTGTTAGGCCTGCCGCCAGCGTTCAATCTGAGCCATGATCAAACTCTTCAATTTAAGTTTGGTTTGCGTTCATCTGTTACCGGAGTAGCAGACTTCAGCGGCTCAATGAATTGCTGAAATAAACTGTTCGGCTTGTTATTGCTAACAAGTCGTTTTGGTCACTTCACCAGACATTGAAAATCAAAAATTGTTTTTGATGCTCGATGCTGTGAGTGCCCACACAGATTGCTTGATTCAAATTGTTAAAGAGCGTCACGCTTATCGCGTTGAGGAGGCGCATATTACGCTCCTCACTTCGAAAGTCAAGCGCTTGTTTTCGCTTTTCTTTCGGCGCCCACTTCACGAGGAAGCTGGCTCATCAGTCCGGCGTGTTCTGCCGTGCTGGTAGGGGCGCATTATAGGGAGCCAGGCCGCGATGACAAGGGGAAATATGCAAAAAAGCCTGCTTTTTGCGATCCATCGATTCGAATGCCTATAAATCAAACAAAAAGCCCCGCATCGGCGGGGCGTTAACGAGCAATGACGCGGGTTTGCTACCTTTTTGACCAAAACTCCCGTGCAAAACTGCGCACCTTTTCCCAATCGGTAAACTCGAGATCCTTGCTGGTGTCCGTGCTGCCCCCGGTCAACCTCATGATCAGCTGGATGATGCGGGTCTGCCACCAGTTATAGCGGGAGTATTGCAGCGCACCGGCAAACACCCCCAGCGTCTTCGGCTTCCACGGCGAGAGGCGCAGGAACTTCTTCATATAAGCATTGGTTTGCGGTGTCTGCTTCTCGGGCTTGCGCGCCGTCAGGTTGACACAGAAGAAGGCCGCATTGGCCACTTCCAGCTGTTCATGATGTGCATGGATAAAGTTGAGCAGGCTGGGATGGAAGTTGCCGTAACGAATAGAGGCGCCGATCAACACCTTCTTGAACTTGCTGAGGTTGCACATGGGCAGGGTATGCAGGTCATGCATCACCACCTCGCATCCTGGCATCTCTTCCAGCATGGCATCCACGATTTTCCGTGTTTGGCCGTCCCGAGAAGAATAAAGCACCAAAATCTTATCCATACCTACCTCAACTACGCCAGAATGCAGGAGTAAACAGTACCAGAAGTGTGAAAATTTCCAATCGGCCAAACAGCATGGCGACCACCAGGATCCACTGGGCCGTCGCCGAGATATTGCCGAAGTTGCTGGAGACCTCCCCCAAGCCAGGCCCCACGTTGGTGAAGGCGGCCGCCACGGCCGTGAACGCGGTCACCTCGTTCAACCCCGTCATCAGCAACAGCAGCATGAAGATGAAGAACAGGATGATATAGGTGGCGAAGTAGCCCCACACCGCCTCGACGATCCGCTCCGGCACCGCCCGCCGCCCCAGTTTGAGGGTATAGATGGCGCGTGGGTGCACCAGCCGCTTGAGCTCACGCATCCCCTGCAGGAACAGGATCATGAAGCGCATCACCTTGATACCGCCCCCGGTGCTGCCGGCACAACAGCCAATAAAGGCAGAGAACATCAGCAGCATGGGCAGGAAAGAGGGCCAGTCGGCATAGCTGGTCGTGCTATACCCCGTAGTCGTACCGAGGGACACCGCCTGGAACAGACCGTGGTTGAGTGCCTCCTGCCAGGTGGCGTAGTGGCCGTGGAGCAGCAGGGAGACGAAGCAGATCAGCACCAGTACCCCTTGAATGGCCAGAAACACCTTCAATTCCGAATCGCGCAGATAACTGCTCAGCCGGACCGGCTTGTGGGCGAACACCATGAAGTGCAGGGCGAAGTTGACGCTGGCCAGCAGCAGGAACAGCACCGTGATCAGGTTGATGGCCGGGCTGTTGAAGAAGCCGATGCTGGCATCGTGGGTCGAGAAGCCCCCCACCGACAGGGTGGAGAAGGAGTGACAGATGGCATCGAACAGGGTCATGCCGGCCATCCAGTAGGCCAGGGCGCAGAGCGACGTCAGCAGCAGATAGATGAACCAGAGCGCCTTGGCCGTCTCGGCGATGCGCGGGGTGACCTTGTTGTCCTTGACCGGCCCCGGGATCTCGGCACGATAGAGCTGCATGCCCCCGATGCCGAGCAGCGGCAGGATGGCGACCGCCAGCACTATGATCCCCATGCCCCCCAGCCACTGCAGCAGCTGGCGATAGAAGAGGAAGGCCTTGGGCAGGTTGTCCAGCCCGGTCAGCACGGTCGCACCCGTGGTCGTCAGGCCGGAGAAGGATTCGAAGAAGGCCTCTGAGACCGTCATGCCGGGCACCTCGCCCAGCAGGAACGGCAAGGCCCCCACGCTGCCCAACACGACCCAGAACAGCACGACGATAAGAAAACCCTCCTTGGAGCGGAGGTCTTTCTTATGATGGCGGTTCGGGAACCAGAGCAGGGCACCGAGCAGCAGGGCGATGAAGAAGGAATTGACAAACTCGGCACCGCCACCGTCACGGTACCCAAAAGCGACCATCGCGGGCAGCAGCATGGTCGAGCTGAATAGCGCGACCAGCAGGCCAACGATACGAATAATGCTCAGAATCTGCATTCTGGCTCCCTCTTCAGGCTAAAAGAGCGATGGATTCTAGCCATCTAAGGGACGAAGAGATACCCGGCCATGAGTCCTATCTGTCAGTTCCTGGGCAATCCGGGTCCAGATGGCGGCATCCCAGGACACCTGCAGACGGACCTGCTGACCATAATCGGCCGTCAGCAACTGACCCTGATGGGCGGAGATCAGCGCCTCCACCGCGCCCATGTCGGTATAGTCACAGCAGATAAGGGAGCTGGCTTGCGGGCGTTGAATCCGGGTCTCGAGCCGCTTGAGCGCCGCCCCCACCCCGCCGCCATAGGCCTTGACCAGGCCGCCGGTGCCCAGCAGTACGCCACCGTAGTAACGCACCACCACGGCCGCGATCTCGCCGACACCTGAGCCCATCAGCTGGGCCAGCATGGGCTTGCCCGCCGTGCCCGAGGGTTCACCGTCATCGCTGAAACCGTACACCTGGCTATCCTGTGGCGCCCCGGCGACAAAGGCCCAGCAGTGATGCCGGGCCGTTGGGTGTTGCCGCTTGACCTCGCCGATCCAGGACTTGGCATCCTCGACCGTGGGGGTGTGAGCCAGCAGGGTGATGAAGCGACTCTTCTTGATCTCCTCACTCAATTCCATTGGCGCCGCAGGGATGGCATAGGCTGCCGCCATCAGAGCCCCGCTTGTCTGGTGAGATTCTCCACCCCGTTGGCATGCAGCACCACGTTGTCCTCGATGCGAATACCACCGAAGGGACGCAGCGCCTCGACCTTGTTCCAGTTGACACGCTTGCCCTGATCGCCCTGACGCAGCGGCTCCAGCAGGCTGTCGATGAAGTAGAGGCCGGGCTCGATAGTAAACACCTGACCCACCTCCATCACCCGAGTGCAGCGCAGGTAGGGGAACTGCTCGGGTGCCGGCAGATGGGTGCCGCGCTCGTCCTGCATGAAGCCACCCGCATCGTGTACCTGCAGGCCGAGGAAGTGGCCAAGGCCATGGGGGAAGAACACATTGGTGACGCCGGTGTGGATCATCTCGTCCACCGACATGTCCACCAGTTCCACGGCCTGTAACAGGCGCGCCAGCCTGTGGTGCATCTGCAGGTGTAGC encodes the following:
- the ebgR gene encoding transcriptional regulator EbgR, yielding MATLKEIALEAGVSQATVSRVLNEDPTLSVKEETRQKIFEIAERLEYKTSSARKGVHKSKLHFLAVYAYPQSTEVNDPYYLAIRYGIETQCARLNIELTHFYNGAEGRELSAVDGILVIGHLPPERLAALYSLSAQLVFVDCRSEGEFDSVDVDLALISQQVVDFFIAQGHGRIGYIGGQDEAPDLRELAFLDYGQRLGVVRESDLYRGDFSSASGYRLAKEMLAGDWPRALFVASDSIAIGVLRAIHEKGLAIPLQIELISVNDIPTAKFTFPPLSTVRIHSELMGSQGVNLLVERLRDEREVPLRVLVPSRLTLRGTTR
- the hemG gene encoding menaquinone-dependent protoporphyrinogen IX dehydrogenase, encoding MDKILVLYSSRDGQTRKIVDAMLEEMPGCEVVMHDLHTLPMCNLSKFKKVLIGASIRYGNFHPSLLNFIHAHHEQLEVANAAFFCVNLTARKPEKQTPQTNAYMKKFLRLSPWKPKTLGVFAGALQYSRYNWWQTRIIQLIMRLTGGSTDTSKDLEFTDWEKVRSFAREFWSKR
- a CDS encoding TrkH family potassium uptake protein, producing MQILSIIRIVGLLVALFSSTMLLPAMVAFGYRDGGGAEFVNSFFIALLLGALLWFPNRHHKKDLRSKEGFLIVVLFWVVLGSVGALPFLLGEVPGMTVSEAFFESFSGLTTTGATVLTGLDNLPKAFLFYRQLLQWLGGMGIIVLAVAILPLLGIGGMQLYRAEIPGPVKDNKVTPRIAETAKALWFIYLLLTSLCALAYWMAGMTLFDAICHSFSTLSVGGFSTHDASIGFFNSPAINLITVLFLLLASVNFALHFMVFAHKPVRLSSYLRDSELKVFLAIQGVLVLICFVSLLLHGHYATWQEALNHGLFQAVSLGTTTGYSTTSYADWPSFLPMLLMFSAFIGCCAGSTGGGIKVMRFMILFLQGMRELKRLVHPRAIYTLKLGRRAVPERIVEAVWGYFATYIILFFIFMLLLLMTGLNEVTAFTAVAAAFTNVGPGLGEVSSNFGNISATAQWILVVAMLFGRLEIFTLLVLFTPAFWRS
- a CDS encoding YigZ family protein — translated: MAAAYAIPAAPMELSEEIKKSRFITLLAHTPTVEDAKSWIGEVKRQHPTARHHCWAFVAGAPQDSQVYGFSDDGEPSGTAGKPMLAQLMGSGVGEIAAVVVRYYGGVLLGTGGLVKAYGGGVGAALKRLETRIQRPQASSLICCDYTDMGAVEALISAHQGQLLTADYGQQVRLQVSWDAAIWTRIAQELTDRTHGRVSLRPLDG